A region of Heteronotia binoei isolate CCM8104 ecotype False Entrance Well chromosome 2, APGP_CSIRO_Hbin_v1, whole genome shotgun sequence DNA encodes the following proteins:
- the SMPD2 gene encoding sphingomyelin phosphodiesterase 2: MDKDPFIQLRVFDLNCWALRYLSKLRQERIALIGDVLNQEGFDLALLQEVWSERDYWELKKKLSACYPSSHYFKSGVIGSGLCIFSKHQILDTFLYQYSVNGYPYMLQHGDWFCGKSVGLVELKIQGIVFNVYVTHLHAEYCREKDGYLPHRVVQAWELGQFIQHTSKGADIVLLGGDLNMHPEDVGVRLLRGWAGLQDSFTVAEKFEGCEDGSTLVPANCFTNKKEMQCYPQGIRIDYILYKASSQYEVRCNSHVTTTGTVPGKGIPYSDHEAVIAALSVQKTGSDKALNHPTVEPVLVDILNEARMEVRVGLLSAERQRYSCGRMAILALLLLLMQGAMGLSSMFGRTIQPFPKFSFSLLGLLAVVVLLISGVFYLFHTIEVKILQGTEEQMRVGLQSLQDKLSSG, from the exons ATGGATAAGGATCCTTTCATCCAGCTCCGAGTCTTTGACCTCAATTGCTG gGCACTTCGCTACTTGAGCAAATTACGGCAAGAGCGCATTGCACTGATCGGCGATGTCCTCAACCAGGAAGGATTTGACCTAGCACTCTTGCAGGAG GTGTGGAGTGAGAGAGACTATTGGGAGCTGAAAAAGAAACTGTCTGCCTGCTACCCTTCTTCCCACTATTTCAAAAG TGGGGTGATTGGCAGTGGGCTCTGCATCTTCTCCAAACACCAGATCTTGGACACCTTCCTTTACCAGTACTCTGTGAATGGCTACCCATACATG CTCCAGCATGGAGACTGGTTTTGTGGGAAGTCTGTGGGCCTTGTGGAGCTAAAGATCCAGGGTATAGTCTTCAATGTCTATGTGACACAT CTTCATGCCGAGTATTGTCGGGAGAAAGATGGCTACCTGCCTCATCGAGTAGTTCAGGCCTGGGAACTTGGCCAGTTTATACA GCATACTTCCAAAGGGGCTGACATTGTGCTGCTTGGTGGGGACCTGAATATGCATCCAGAGGATGTTGGTGTTCGGTTGCTGCGAGGCTGGGCCGGCCTGCAGGACTCCTTCACTGTTGCAGAGAAGTTTGAG GGCTGTGAAGATGGCTCTACTCTGGTGCCAGCCAACTGTTTCACAAACAAGAAGGAAATGCAATGTTATCCTCAGGGGATTCGAATTGACTACATTCTTTATAAG GCTTCATCTCAGTATGAAGTAAGATGCAACAGTCATGTGACTACCACTGGAACAGTTCCTGGCAAGGGCATCCCTTACTCGGACCATGAAGCTGTCATCGCTGCACTGTCTGTGCAGAAAACAGGATCAGACAAAGCCCTAAATCATCCCACTGTTG AGCCTGTGCTGGTAGACATCTTGAATGAAGCCCGGATGGAGGTGAGGGTGGGACTGCTTTCAGCAGAGCGCCAGCGGTACTCCTGTGGACGCATGGCTATCCTGGCCCTGCTTCTGCTGCTCATGCAAGGAGCTATGGGCCTGAGTTCCATGTTTGGTAGAACCATCCAGCCCTTCCCCAAgttctccttctctctccttgGCCTGCTGGCAGTGGTGGTGTTGCTCATTTCAGGTGTATTTTACCTCTTCCACACCATTGAGGTGAAGATCCTACAGGGGACAGAGGAGCAAATGAGGGTGGGGCTGCAGTCTCTCCAAGATAAGCTAAGCTCCGGCTGA